The proteins below come from a single Papaver somniferum cultivar HN1 chromosome 11, ASM357369v1, whole genome shotgun sequence genomic window:
- the LOC113325405 gene encoding uncharacterized protein LOC113325405 yields MIVLLHLDRILVPLSMVLSIGYHVYLAYCFKNKPHVTTLGVNTIRRRNWAQTIIEDQNEKTGNLVIQSLRNSQMGSILGASVTILMILALSAITNNAYNASDLLSNSYFGSQSIKTVLLKYCFEYSFLVFSFFCSSMAVICFVQLNFLLSVADFSPGYVQDMIERGCWFAFLGNRSFYVTVPLLLWILGPVPMMLSTLALVWVLYQLDFGMVRCPNG; encoded by the exons TTGGATACCATGTTTATCTAGCGTATTGTTTCAAGAACAAACCCCATGTTACTACCCTTGGCGTTAACACAATCAGGAGAAGAAATTGGGCGCAGACCATCATCGAG GATCAAAACGAGAAGACGGGAAATCTAGTTATCCAGAGCTTAAGAAATTCACAGATGGGATCCATATTAGGTGCATCAGTCACAATACTTATGATTTTAGCATTGTCAGCCATAACCAACAATGCATACAATGCTAGTGACCTACTCAGCAACTCTTACTTTGGATCACAATCCATCAAAACCGTACTTCTCAAGTATTGTTTCGAATACAGTTTCCTGGTATTTAGTTTCTTTTGCAGTTCCATGGCCGTAATCTGTTTTGTACAACTGAATTTCCTCTTGAGTGTAGCAGATTTTTCACCGGGTTATGTTCAGGACATGATCGAGAGAGGTTGTTGGTTTGCGTTTTTAGGCAATAGATCATTCTATGTCACTGTGCCATTGTTGTTATGGATTTTAGGACCGGTACCGATGATGTTATCTACGTTGGCACTAGTATGGGTGTTATATCAGCTTGATTTCGGTATGGTTCGTTGCCCAAATGGTTAA